Proteins encoded in a region of the Populus alba chromosome 13, ASM523922v2, whole genome shotgun sequence genome:
- the LOC118036505 gene encoding G-type lectin S-receptor-like serine/threonine-protein kinase CES101 — translation MACAIFILLITIFSFLSSNHVAYAQNDTLKQGQQLRDYEQLISAVWVANRDIPVPDSSGVLTIGGDGKLKITYQGGPPIVINSNVESAKNSSGSITATLLDSGNLVVRQVDSDGTPGAVLWQSFDYPHNILLPGMKLGVNHKTGQNWTLTSWLSEKVPAPGAFRLGLDPSGANQLLVWRRDEIYWSSGVWQNGSFQSAPELTQMTKGYNIYDFRFVANEEETYFSYSIKERSILSRWDLDNLGEVTLLTVVDRRDGNHWIFETAGACHYGFKNSTSVCLAEKPTKCRNGTQSFVPKRGYIDVSETWYDSDTNLALSDCHARCWKNCTCSAYQALSPGDGIGCHFWSNASSFIPLEDLEFVYLLTSESNEERITV, via the exons ATGGCTTGCGCAATCTTCATTCTCCTCATCaccattttctctttcttaagCTCCAACCATGTTGCTTATGCACAAAATGATACCCTCAAACAAGGCCAGCAGCTCCGGGACTACGAGCAGCTAATTTCTGCAG TATGGGTGGCCAACCGAGACATCCCTGTCCCTGATTCCTCTGGTGTGTTGACCATAGGCGGTGATGGAAAATTGAAGATCACATACCAAGGAGGCCCACCAATAGTTATAAACTCAAATGTTGAATCAGCAAAAAATTCAAGTGGCAGTATTACGGCCACCCTGCTTGATTCCGGAAACCTTGTCGTGCGACAGGTTGATTCCGATGGCACACCAGGAGCTGTTTTGTGGCAGAGCTTTGATTATCCACACAACATTTTACTGCCTGGAATGAAACTAGGTGTGAATCACAAGACTGGACAGAACTGGACACTTACTTCATGGTTGAGTGAAAAAGTTCCTGCTCCTGGTGCGTTCAGGCTAGGCCTGGATCCAAGTGGTGCTAATCAGCTACTTGTTTGGCGGCGAGATGAGATTTACTGGTCAAGTGGTGTGTGGCAGAACGGAAGTTTTCAATCAGCACCTGAGCTAACTCAAATGACAAAaggatataatatatatgatttcaGATTTGTGGCAAATGAGGAGGAAACGTATTTCTCCTATTCTATCAAGGAGAGGTCTATTTTATCTAGGTGGGACTTGGACAATTTGGGTGAAGTTACACTGCTGACTGTGGTGGACAGACGAGATGGTAATCACTGGATATTTGAAACTGCTGGTGCATGCCATTATGGTTTCAAGAATTCAACTTCAGTTTGCCTTGCTGAAAAGCCAACTAAGTGCAGGAATGGCACTCAATCTTTTGTGCCAAAGAGAGGGTATATCGATGTCTCAGAGACATGGTATGATTCTGACACAAACCTGGCTCTCAGTGATTGCCACGCCCGATGCTGGAAAAACTGCACCTGTTCTGCATATCAGGCTTTGAGTCCTGGTGATGGCATTGGTTGCCATTTTTGGAGCAACGCATCAAGCTTCATCCCTCTTGAGGACCTCGAGTTTGTTTACCTTCTTACCAGTGAAAGCAACGAAGAACGTATCACAGTTTAA
- the LOC118036507 gene encoding protein CANDIDATE G-PROTEIN COUPLED RECEPTOR 7 — MGRIEDLEGADDASFEQLVEEIREAADWDETKTEDLLTEKIVAEFVSFHVKKAGKEAAARRLEGRDAETAEKRSRTMPDISPSKSHVHSLAKKRLQQGLLEGDSKKEEEAGKLNKQEVYSLSFPNLWHSNPLLLILYALFLTSSIPFASSEIKDTYILYDSRPIIMFEQFGFTEGGQVAISIKDVSWKSRSRKAELNPSSMGFFLARDSSFSTIFMNDSQKSKDESFCVLSSRYVKLLFNFNDLSRNTSACNGSASIDEADEYSLVFGNCQPEFEVSMDVHTEMYNLQDGVKNFLPIGQTFLPKNFLSMFLIYTCFFGIWSFVCFKQRPTVDMIHLIMGALLFVKALKMICASEDKMYVSRTGTPHGWDVAFYIFGFFKGIMLFTVIILIGTGWSFLKPYLQEREKNVLMIVIPLQVLENIAYVVISETGPATKDWWTWNQIFLLIDVICCCAVFFPIVWSIRNLKEASKSDGKAARNLQKLTLFKNFYICLVMYLYFTRVVVSSMEGILDYRYEGFTYVLSEGASLPTERNPYLVIDEQEELAAEQVLQDDDSFEL, encoded by the exons ATGGGAAGAATTGAAGACCTGGAAGGTGCTGATGACGCCTCCTTTGAACAACTGGTGGAAGAAATAAGAGAGGCTGCCGACTGGGATGAAACAAAGACAGAAGATTTGCTGACGGAAAAGATCGTGGCAGAATTTGTGAGCTTCCATGTTAAGAAGGCCGGGAAAGAGGCGGCAGCTAGGAGATTAGAAGGACGGGATGCAGAAACAGCAGAGAAGAGATCAAGGACGATGCCGGACATATCACCTTCAAAATCACATGTTCATAGCTTGGCTAAAAAGAGGCTGCAGCAAGGGTTGCTTGAAGGAGacagtaaaaaagaagaagaagctgggAAATTGAACAAACAAGAGG TCTATTCCCTCTCTTTCCCAAATCTCTGGCACTCAAATC CATTATTACTGATCTTGTACGCGTTGTTCTTGACTTCAAGCATCCCATTTGCTTCATCCGAAATCAAAGACACATATATTCTTTATGATTCTCGTCCCATTATCATGTTTGAGCAATTTGGTTTCACAGAAGGTGGTCAGGTAGCCATTTCCATAAAAGACGTCTCTTGGAAATCAAGAAGTCGAAAGGCAGAACTTAACCCTTCTTCCATGGGATTTTTCCTGGCTAGAGACTCTTCCTTCTCAACAATATTCATGAATGACTCACAGAAAAGTAAAGATGAAAGCTTTTGTGTTCTGTCTAGCCGGTATGTAAAGCTCTTGTTCAATTTCAATGACCTTAGCAGGAATACATCAGCTTGTAATGGCTCTGCATCTATTGACGAGGCTGATGAATATAGCTTGGTATTTGGAAATTGCCAGCCAGAATTTGAAGTGTCAATGGATGTACATACCGAGATGTATAACTTACAAGATGGTGTAAAAAATTTCCTTCCTATAGGACAAACCTTTCTGCCAAAAAATTTTCTCTCCATGTTTCTCATTTATACTTGCTTTTTTGGGATATGGAGTTTTGTTTGCTTCAAACAAAGACCTACAGTTGACATGATCCACCTAATAATGGGGGCGTTGCTTTTTGTCAAGGCACTTAAAATGATTTGTGCGTCTGAGGACAAAATGTATGTGAGCAGAACTGGTACTCCTCATGGCTGGGATGTAGCGTTCTATATTTTTGGATTCTTCAAGGGCATAATGTTATTCACTGTGATCATCCTTATAGGCACTGGCTGGTCATTCTTGAAACCATACCTTCAAGAACGCGAAAAGAATGTTTTGATGATAGTAATCCCCTTGCAAGTTCTTGAAAACATAGCTTATGTTGTTATCAGTGAAACTGGGCCAGCAACCAAGGATTGGTGGACCTGGAACCAAATCTTCTTGTTGATCGATGTCATATGCTGCTGCGCTGTGTTTTTCCCGATCGTTTGGTCGATTCGAAATCTGAAAGAGGCATCAAAATCGGATGGAAAGGCTGCTCGGAACCTGCAGAAGTTGACCCTTTTCAAGAATTTCTACATTTGTCTGGTGATGTATTTGTATTTCACTAGAGTTGTCGTTTCTTCTATGGAGGGTATTTTGGATTACAGATATGAAGGGTTTACGTATGTTCTTTCTGAAGGTGCAAGCCTG CCCACGGAAAGGAACCCATACTTGGTGATTGATGAACAGGAAGAGCTTGCTGCAGAACAAGTATTGCAAGATGATGACTCCTTTGAACTATAG
- the LOC118036506 gene encoding uncharacterized protein, with the protein MQEEGEMVTPGEVLGKATELKAGKGAYIGSYRDTDIQYVFSSLTGLRRTLSPSPDSPDQRPTVEVTGHKAHGAVPEPGSVVIARVTKVMAKTASADIMCVGPKSVQEKFTGIIRQQDVRATEIDKVDMHLSFRPGDIVRALVLSLGDARAYYLSTAKNELGVVSAESAAGATMVPISWTEMQCPLTGQIEQRKVAKRKCDQNLRLVRTAVIFVYGSRYIVLLELFMLSDSRYSYQKNKKTTFCLGRMDEGIRQYSVEKGTEEIIYKANRNTMPCLPLLLQPLPTLSSSCPTLLFLQNPHHVPSVTSLKKPKKILLSKPLKIPPFALTESSDSPQSIDPSPQPLLQELSDCFDLPPDYFQQLPRDLRLDLNDAAFDLSNGPVLDECGKELGELLLNLSRAWELGDTSTSQALASNLPMLESSLTNNAKSAFGKRLVSAGRRFQSMGQYGQGELQKIAQTMITTGKLLSASSIPTETDEESKKETKVFKFGELQVEITPQKANIGAVIGLVFGIVSWELAQGIQSIPESSLEYANDNALLLAKSLRGALLALCYSSAFLSACTTVALFLLAISLSLSTSTMACSASDLAPLLSTTVNSTEAATYLCSQFSSIANQLSDATYAVNNTYLLFSAYLVFAMQLGFAMLCAGSVRAKNTMNIMLTNVLDAAAGGLSYYLFGYAFSFGSPSNGFIGRHFFGLREFPSSQADYSFFLYQWAFAIAAAGITSGSIAERTQFVAYLIYSSFLTGFVYPVVSHWFWSGDGWASAVKSDNNLLFGSGAIDFAGSGVVHMVGGIAGLWGALIEGPRIGRFDRSGRSVVLRGHSASLVVLGSFLLWFGWYGFNPGSFLTILKSYGDSGGYYGQWSAVGRTAVTTTLAGCTAALTTLFGKRLLVGHWNVLDVCNGLLGGFAAITAGCSVVEPWAAIICGFVASWVLIGCNKLAEKLKYDDPLEAAQLHGGCGAWGLLFTGLFAKEAFVNEVYPNKAGRPYGLFMGGGGKLLAAQIIEILVISGWVTMTMGPLFYGLKKLNLLRISSEDEMAGMDLTRHGGFAYAYHDGDDQSGKPSSFTMRRVEPTDENTPHRDSPPISA; encoded by the exons ATGCAAGAAGAAGGAGAGATGGTGACACCAGGAGAAGTATTAGGCAAAGCAACAGAGCTAAAAGCAGGAAAAGGAGCCTACATAGGATCATATCGCGACACTGATATACAATACGTCTTCTCTTCTCTCACTGGTCTCCGCCGCACTCTATCTCCTTCTCCTGACTCTCCTGACCAG AGACCAACTGTTGAAGTAACTGGACACAAGGCCCATGGTGCTGTTCCGGAGCCTGGATCTGTTGTCATTGCCAGA GTTACTAAAGTGATGGCAAAAACAGCTTCGGCTGATATTATGTGTGTTGGTCCTAAGTCTGTGCAAGAGAAGTTTACTGGCATAATTAG ACAGCAAGATGTAAGAGCAACTGAGATTGACAAAGTGGATATGCATTTATCATTTCGGCCTGGTGACATTGTCAGAGCTCTTGTC CTATCACTTGGAGATGCACGAGCTTATTATCTTTCAACTGCGAAGAATGAATTAGGTGTTGTGTCTGCAGAGAGCGCAGCTG GTGCAACAATGGTTCCCATAAGTTGGACAGAGATGCAATGCCCATTGACAGGCCAAATTGAGCAAAGAAAAGTCGCCAAG AGGAAGTGCGATCAGAATTTGCGACTAGTGAGGACAGCAGTGATTTTTGTGTATGGTTCAAGATATATTGTTCTG CTTGAGCTTTTTATGCTGTCCGACTCGAGGTACAGTTaccaaaagaataagaaaacaaCCTTCTGCTTAGGCCGCATGGATGAAGGAATCAGGCAGTATTCCGTGGAGAAAGGAACAGAAGAAATAATATACAAGGCAAACAG AAACACAATGCCTTGTCTTCCCCTCCTCCTTCAACCACTGCCAACTCTCTCTTCTTCATGTCCTACCCTTCTCTTTCTCCAAAATCCACACCACGTCCCTTCTGTAACCTCTCTTAAAAAACCCAAGAAGATTCTCCTCTCAAAACCTCTCAAAATCCCACCTTTTGCCCTCACAGAATCATCAGACTCTCCTCAATCTATTGACCCTTCTCCACAACCCCTCCTTCAAGAGCTCTCT GACTGCTTTGATCTTCCGCCAGATTATTTCCAACAATTACCACGTGATCTTCGATTAGAT TTAAATGATGCAGCTTTTGATCTTTCGAATGGACCGGTTCTTGATGAG TGCGGTAAAGAGCTGGGAGAACTCTTGTTAAATCTCTCTCGAGCATGGGAGCTGGGTGACACATCAACTTCCCAAGCTTTAGCGAGCAATTTGCCTATGCTGGAGAGCTCTTTAACAAACAATGCTAAATCAG CATTTGGCAAACGTTTGGTATCTGCtggaaggaggttccaatccaTGGGACAGTATGGTCAGGGTGAACTGCAAAAG ATTGCACAAACAATGATTACAACGGGAAAGCTTCTTTCTGCAAGTTCAATACCAACGGAAACTGATGAGGAAtcgaagaaagaaacaaaagtctTCAAG TTTGGAGAACTACAGGTTGAAATAACACCACAGAAAGCTAATATTGGGGCTGTCATTGGACTTGTATTTGG GATTGTTTCATGGGAACTAGCTCAAGGCATTCAAAGCATTCCAGAAAGTTCATTGGAGTATGCAAACGACAATGCTTTACTTCTGGCTAAG TCTCTAAGAGGAGCTCTACTTGCCCTTTGCTACTCATCAGCCTTTCTGTCTGCTTGCACCACTGTGGCACTTTTCTTACTTGCAA tctctctctctctctccacttcCACCATGGCCTGCTCAGCCTCAGACCTAGCTCCTCTCCTCTCCACCACTGTGAACTCCACAGAAGCTGCCACCTACTTATGCTCCCAGTTCAGCAGCATAGCGAACCAGCTCTCAGACGCAACCTATGCAGTCAACAACACTTATCTCCTTTTCTCTGCCTACCTGGTCTTTGCTATGCAACTTGGCTTTGCCATGCTTTGTGCTGGCTCTGTGAGGGCCAAGAACACCATGAACATAATGCTCACTAATGTTCTTGATGCTGCTGCTGGTGGCCTTTCTTACTATCTCTTTGGCTATGCTTTTTCCTTCGGCTCTCCCAGCAACGGTTTCATTGGCCGCCATTTCTTTGGTTTGAGAGAGTTTCCTTCTTCTCAAGCAGACTATAGTTTCTTCCTTTATCAATGGGCTTTTGCTATAGCTGCTGCTGGCATCACTAGCGGCTCCATCGCTGAGAGAACCCAATTCGTTGCTTACCTCATATACTCCTCCTTTTTAACTGGCTTTGTTTACCCGGTTGTTTCCCATTGGTTCTGGTCCGGTGATGGTTGGGCCAGTGCGGTTAAATCTGATAATAATCTTCTATTCGGTTCGGGTGCAATTGACTTTGCCGGTTCCGGTGTGGTTCACATGGTTGGAGGAATAGCTGGTTTGTGGGGTGCTCTCATCGAAGGCCCACGTATTGGCCGGTTTGACAGGAGCGGTCGGTCCGTGGTATTACGCGGTCACAGTGCTTCGCTCGTGGTGCTCGGTTCGTTTTTGTTGTGGTTCGGGTGGTACGGGTTCAACCCCGGTtcgtttttgacaattttgaagaGTTATGGTGATAGTGGAGGGTATTACGGTCAGTGGAGTGCTGTAGGAAGGACAGCTGTCACTACAACACTGGCCGGGTGCACAGCAGCCCTTACTACCTTGTTTGGCAAAAGATTATTAGTTGGTCATTGGAATGTCCTCGATGTTTGCAATGGTTTATTAGGAGGTTTCGCTGCAATCACCGCGGGGTGTTCAGTGGTAGAACCATGGGCTGCAATCATCTGTGGCTTTGTTGCATCTTGGGTTTTAATTGGGTGTAATAAGCTGGCAGAAAAACTAAAGTATGACGACCCATTAGAGGCGGCCCAATTGCACGGCGGATGCGGCGCGTGGGGGCTGCTGTTCACGGGGTTGTTCGCGAAGGAGGCGTTTGTGAATGAGGTGTATCCGAACAAGGCGGGGCGGCCATACGGGCTGTTCATGGGTGGTGGTGGGAAGCTATTGGCGGCCCAGATTATCGAGATCCTGGTGATATCCGGGTGGGTCACGATGACAATGGGTCCATTGTTCTACGGGCTAAAGAAGCTGAATTTGTTAAGGATCTCAAGTGAGGATGAGATGGCAGGCATGGATTTGACGAGGCATGGTGGGTTTGCTTATGCATATCATGATGGCGATGATCAATCAGGGAAACCTTCTTCTTTTACGATGAGAAGAGTTGAGCCTACTGATGAAAACACACCTCATCGAGACTCACCACCCATTAGTGCGTGA